Sequence from the Metopolophium dirhodum isolate CAU chromosome 2, ASM1992520v1, whole genome shotgun sequence genome:
cataatttgaaagtaaaatatgaccactaggtctaaatacctaaagagcaattccttatgtttatcacgaacattcataatcacagagaattttgtcttatttcaattggcaacattggcgaaaattcaataatagaataatatttgttttatcatattttttacattttcctgatacgttttcataatttgaaagtaaaatatggccactaggtctaaattcctttaaaagattttgtaagaattatcacgatcattaattttcaccgagaactttggacgacctcgattaacaacattggcaaaaatgcaatgaaagaataatattcgttttttcatatttttacattttagtgatacgttttcataatttgaaagtaaaatatgaccactaggtctaaataactataaaggaattcgttagaattatcacgaacatttataatcactatgaactttggcctatttcgattggcaacattggcgaaaattcaataatagaataatatttgttttatcatattttttacattttcctgatacgttttcataatttgaaagtaaaatatggccactaggtctaaattcctttaaaagattttttaaggattatcacgaacattcataatcaccaagaactttggcctatttcgattggcaacattggtgaaaatgcaatagtataataatatttgttttatcatatttttacattttagtgatacgttttcataatttgaaagtaaaatatttctactaggtctaaatacctaaaaagcaattccttatgtttatcacgaacattcataatcactaAGAACTTTGgactatttcgattggcaacattggcaaaaatgcaatgaaagaataatattcgttttttcatatttttacattttagtgatacgttttcataatttgaaagtaaaatatgaccacaaggtctaaatacctgtaaaagattttgtaagaattatcacgatcattaattttcaccaagaactttagctgacctcgattagcaacattgatgaaaatgcaaataaagaatgatattcatttttcatattttttacatttcccttaatcgttttcataatttgaaagtaaaatatgaccactaggtctaaatacctactaaatacctatacaggaatttgtaaggattataacgatcattaagtTTTAtcaagaactttggttgacatcgattggaaacattggcaaaaatgcaataaaagaataatattcgtttttttatatttttacatttttatgatacgttttcataatttgaaagtaaaatatgaccactaggtctaaatacctaaaaagcaattccttatgtttatcacgaacattcataatcactaAGAACTTTGGCCTATATCGAtgggcaacattggcgaaaatgcaatagtagaataatatttgttttataatattttttacattttagtgatatgttttcataatttgaaagacaaatataaCCAGAAGGTCCAGATACTCATTAAggaatttgtatcaattatcgaaatcattaatttttaacaaatactttagctgacctcgattagcaacattgatgaatatgcaaataaagaatgatattcatttttcatattttttacatttccctgaatcgtttttataatttgaaagtaaaatatgaccataaggtctaaatacctactaaatacctatacagaaatttgtaagtattataatgatcATTAACTTTTACTaagaactttggcctatttcgttggcaacattggcgaaaatgcaataatagaataatatttgttttatcatattttttacattttcctgatacgttttcataatttgaaagtaaaatatgaccactaggtctaaatacctactaaatacctatccaggaatttgtaaggattatcacgatcattcatttttaccaagaactttggtcgacctcgattggcaacattggcataaatgcaataaaagaataatattcgttttttcatattatatacattttcctgataagatttcataattttaaagtaaaaatatgacCACGGTCCtttcaaaacataaacttttggttacatcttatattcatattataacatccatgcatgacgcttaaaataaataaaaacaaatagtttctttcatgaaatattgttttcgtagaatagtctggttgttgcatagatcctagCCTGAATACCTTGGCCGTGATGGCGCATtcgatgaacgcagaggcgtgacaaaaaataatatgtgtttccgTTTAACGAAAAAACAGTGTACTCTCGGTAACTTGAAGCTCAcaggggaaaaaaaaatttgaattactagaaattttgtgttattgaaattttaatgtgttattgttatttgaagggtaattttatttgttcgagaTGTCTAGAATTTCTAGTTATCGAGGTTCGAGAGTACACTGTATTTTTATCAACCAAACCTAATTAgaaccaaatttatttaattctatatttttattctccataatacaaatattatttgttgccCATCTCATAATATAGAAGTTTCACCGTatctgaattattatattttaattaaattatttactaaagtAATTGATATAcaagctataaattatttataaaaaccaaacattattcaattataaaaaaaatatattgcgaTATATCatgtacttaataattactttataagATGATTATAttcacaaataattaatatgttaacaactccataaatattatttcggtTAGTTTTTTAAGTAGAATGTAACAAACTACATAACTTGATTGAAGTAAACATTGGTTCAAATACAACTTTTAACATTTATGCTACACaaaaaattccatattaaatCTTACCTCATAAACCAGAGTCCATAatgattcattttttaatttatttttacaattaaaacatctTCAGAGTTTGGAATGCTAGTAACAAATGATTCggagtatttaaaataaaaaaacatagaacacaaaaataaatatttacaaatttagtaacccataaattttacaaaaaaatataacagggaaaatagaatattacaatgcacagtatacataatatacaacatcTCAAATGTATCTGGCCATAcattgacaaaatttaaataaccataaaatatagtaaatatgcaccaattataaataataactaaataactaaaaatgtaaaataattccaaaatattaataacagttatttatatttaacatcaattaaatatttgatcattaatttattatagatatcaAATTAGATTCACATAAATTAGTAAGATCCTGAGGTAAATTAAGCATGTTTACATTAAATGCAGTCTCAATATCTTTTTGGGCTATTTTGTCATTTGTggtgataaaattaataactttcaCTTTGCGGTCAAAACAACCGACAATTTTACGTACATAGTCTTTTGGCTTTTTAGGAAGATCATAATTAATAACCCAAGCTACATCTGAAAAATCCTCGCCTCTCTGTAGTTCAGCAGTAACTAACACTCTGTTAATACCAGATTGAAACTGATGTAATATGAGATGCCGTTGATGAGAATCCATTTCGTTATGTATAGCTGAGACTAAACATGTTTTAAAACGCATGTTTTCTGCTATTTCTAGAGACTTGCTCCATGTGTTGCAGTAAACAACAGTATGTATTAAATTGAGTGATTCATAGAGTTCATAGAATGCATCAAATTTCCATTCTTCAGGTACATAAACACAATACTGTAATATATCTatgaataaatacttatattaataattttaaattttaaataatcaataatataaaaattaaagatcaATAAATACCACTCAATGAAGGTTTTTCATTTGGTACTAAAATATACTCAGGATTCTTCATTAAGTCAGAAAACTGATCTAAGATTTCCTCTATTTTTGAAGTGGACATAATAATTAGTTGACGGTTATTGTTAaggaataacaaaatatgtctaattttattaaaaaatccatTGCATTTAAACATTTCTTCTGCATCAtcaattataagcatttttataaaatctttaCACAGCGAGTTGCAACTGATCATTTCACATAAACCTTGCAAAGTACTGATCACTACATGAGGGACCGGTGAAAGTTTACGAGGAACATTGGTACCACCAATACAcgtagaaacatttaaaaatttcccAATTGATTTCATTGTCTAAaacatagtaatttaaaaatattaaaactgtacATGGccctaataataaactaaatacctTTTGAGCAGACAATGCCAATTCTAATGTTGGAACTAATATAATAGCTTGACATTCATTTAAGCTAGTGTTAATCCTTTGCAACACTGAAATGAGGCACACGGTTGACTTCCCAACACAAGGGTATGAGTAAAAAATAACATCATGCCCATTAATATAATGGAACATGCATTTCTGTTGCAATGACATTAGATCCTGAATGCCATGCTGATGAATGCCATTTAATAGTTCATCCTTCAGGTTTATAGTACGATATAACCGCATAGGcttttcgttattattaataGAAGACAGTTTATCATTAGTATTGGtcaatgaataattaaatttttcagtGTTGAATAAAGTAGATGTAGTTTTAACTTTATCATTTGAACAAACTAGATTATGAATATCATTTTCATTATAATGAAtaacagaattgcaaatattctTAAAACTCTTAATGTTTGATTCAAGCTGGTGGTTATATAGTTGACCATTAAAAACTTGACATTCTACCTCTGTGTTTACTTTTGCCTCAATTAATTTGCTTGATACATTAAAATCTTCAGGACTTGATgataatgatgaaataatttCTACTTTGCATTGTTGAACGTTGTTTGGAAAAACTTGATTATGAGTTTCATTTTCATAACCATGATCATTATCATTGCaaacattttcaagatttttaatttcaacaatgTCTTTTGATTCAAACTGgtgaatacataaattattattctgtactTGAAtttctacatttaaattttcttttgatcCATTGACTTCAGTGAAAGATAACAAGTTACCACAAACATCATCATTAACCGTACAACCTGGCTTATGAATTTCATTTTCGTAATTAGGATCAACATTGTTACAGCTATTGTCCAAACTTTTAATTTCACTAATATTTTGATCAAAAGTATCTAcatatgtgtttatttttgacACTGTGttgtcctaaaaaaaaaaaaaaattataagtagtctcattcaaatatacaaaaatattaagaaattatagtattataaagtaCTTTTTGTGAGTCAGTAATTGATAGAAAAACATCAACATGTTTTTCTTCTAAAATTTCTTTGGAGCTGATCTTCACCCATGAATCATTCACCAATTTTGACACATTATTACATTCCTTATTATCTAATGTTTTTATTCCAATTTCATCAAATTCTTTATCATTTAAACATGGCTGATGTGCTTTACAAAGTGTTGATTGGGCTTTTCTTTTGTCACATTTAATTTCAATGTTTtcctataaaacaataaaaactaaataattaaaaaatactacttCATTGATACAGAatcctataaaatatgaatatgattaatatagctatacatataataaacaaaataatatacaaacatttccATTGCAGTTTAGAAGGTCTAATTCGTTTACAACATCATATAAGTCTAAGAGTTGTTCACTTTTACTATTTGTATTCATCGATGAAATAGTGCTTTTAGAATTAGATTGTACACAACAATTGTTATCTTTtacttgattatttattatagattcaATTGAACCAATATTTGGGTTTAGATGATCAACTAATGTTAAATGCACACTAGATGCCATCTGTAGTGCTTCATCATACATGACTTTGTTTTCCACAGGTTTTTCTGAATTATTTAGAACTTCTTCATCTGAAACCACATCATAATCGGATAAAATCATGATACTTTCTTCTGAGCTAACGTCACTCAAAGAGTCCAATGTTTCAATGGCACATATGCTACTCGGGGTTAATAATGAACTCTCTGAACATTTTCGCtcttcaatatttaaatcattattaggTATAGTTGAAACCATAAGTTGCCTTTgtaaaacttgttttaaataatctaatgGCTTAATGTCAGTTCTTAAATTATTAACCATACTTTCTAACgacgttaatattttttgtttattctcCAAATCAGAAATTTTCCGATTCACTTTTTCTAATGATAAACATTCATTAAGCACACAGATTTGGTcttgtaacatttttttctcagCAAACAACTCCTTGATTTGTTCTTGGAGTTGGATTTGCTTctttgcatatttttcaatttctaagtccattattattttttttttttcattttttaatactcaTACTATTTGACATTTCAACCTGGAAcaaaattatagataaatataatagttaaaggtaccaatttattttctaactattaaaatataaactattggtaaataaaattttactttggGGCATTTGTTGCCTAGATTCCTATAACCAATACCttcctaataagtaataactattacaaAACTAATTTAACTGAACTATTCAAAATAGTTTAAGTAAAGGTCATgtagtataagtataaataatcaagGTCATAATGTATATGACATAATTTACGAACCAAAATGTATACAGTtgtacaaaagtaaaaacaacatattatacaatagtaaagtaaataactcaaaataaaataaaaatatgaaacaacaATTGTGTTGAGAAAATATACTATAAGCTTTTTTGctcataaactaaaaataatacaaatttaaaattactgtatCTCCAAACAGTGGCATACTAGGTGGCTGTGGGGTCGTAGCCCTTCCCCAACATTTCaggaagaatttaaaaaattctttaaatcTTTTGAGAACGTATCTAGTACATAAGATGTAACCACTTATCAAAATTATCATTTGCATGAAGATTACTGCATAACTGTCTGATATGTTGTATACCCAGAGCATCAGAGTTTAGCATATGTACCAAACTTATAATGGATTCCAGATAAGCGTCCCATAGATTAATTATCAGTACCTTCCTACTCCCAGAGCAAAATCCTGGCAAGACCTTTTTTTTCACATTAGTTTGAACTTACGTATTATTCACCACAGTTATGTGTGGTTACAAAAtgagaaaatattgtaatattgtaattacagttcaattattattactctaataaattattggtttcACCTAACTTATAATACCtagtatggtaataatatattctttattgCATGCACCATTCCTATTGTGATAAACAAGCCATCACATTGCTACagtggaaaaaatatttaaaataaatgcgcTTACTTTTG
This genomic interval carries:
- the LOC132939499 gene encoding uncharacterized protein LOC132939499, whose protein sequence is MDLEIEKYAKKQIQLQEQIKELFAEKKMLQDQICVLNECLSLEKVNRKISDLENKQKILTSLESMVNNLRTDIKPLDYLKQVLQRQLMVSTIPNNDLNIEERKCSESSLLTPSSICAIETLDSLSDVSSEESIMILSDYDVVSDEEVLNNSEKPVENKVMYDEALQMASSVHLTLVDHLNPNIGSIESIINNQVKDNNCCVQSNSKSTISSMNTNSKSEQLLDLYDVVNELDLLNCNGNENIEIKCDKRKAQSTLCKAHQPCLNDKEFDEIGIKTLDNKECNNVSKLVNDSWVKISSKEILEEKHVDVFLSITDSQKDNTVSKINTYVDTFDQNISEIKSLDNSCNNVDPNYENEIHKPGCTVNDDVCGNLLSFTEVNGSKENLNVEIQVQNNNLCIHQFESKDIVEIKNLENVCNDNDHGYENETHNQVFPNNVQQCKVEIISSLSSSPEDFNVSSKLIEAKVNTEVECQVFNGQLYNHQLESNIKSFKNICNSVIHYNENDIHNLVCSNDKVKTTSTLFNTEKFNYSLTNTNDKLSSINNNEKPMRLYRTINLKDELLNGIHQHGIQDLMSLQQKCMFHYINGHDVIFYSYPCVGKSTVCLISVLQRINTSLNECQAIILVPTLELALSAQKTMKSIGKFLNVSTCIGGTNVPRKLSPVPHVVISTLQGLCEMISCNSLCKDFIKMLIIDDAEEMFKCNGFFNKIRHILLFLNNNRQLIIMSTSKIEEILDQFSDLMKNPEYILVPNEKPSLSDILQYCVYVPEEWKFDAFYELYESLNLIHTVVYCNTWSKSLEIAENMRFKTCLVSAIHNEMDSHQRHLILHQFQSGINRVLVTAELQRGEDFSDVAWVINYDLPKKPKDYVRKIVGCFDRKVKVINFITTNDKIAQKDIETAFNVNMLNLPQDLTNLCESNLISIIN